One genomic segment of Aulosira sp. FACHB-615 includes these proteins:
- a CDS encoding CHASE2 domain-containing protein, translating to MWRKFQGLMQRSRSVLIITPSVALTVIVGQSLGLFNLPEWKLRDEWMRQRSQNTIADEIVIVTIDERDIQSVGKWPIPDWSLAQLLQKIRSQQPRAIGLDLYRDLPEGKGYKQLVEVFRSTPNLIGVEKITGERVNPPPELQKLEQVGLADLVLDGDRHVRRALLTAADAKQDGKIKAGLATMVALKYLEADKISLEPVNPEQQKFRLNNQIYLPLQNREAGYSDTDVGGYQILLNWHGAETSFRTVAMRDVLAGTIPTNMMRDRMVFIGSTASSTNDFFSTPFSSSLIAAQKPTAGVVIHANIAHQIVQGAKTGKANLHGFSGNTTSFWIILWSLIGSGGSWCLASWRTQRNIPGGKILWATIGISGGFLVGGYGIFLQGLLIPITPGLAAFISSVIATTNAYKQQKLEEANRQLEIANSQLLDYSKTLEFKVEERTRELLEAKQAADAANEAKSEFLANMSHELRTPLNGILGFAQVLELSPNLTDKNREGVNIIYQCGSHLLMLINDILDLSKIEARKLELVATNVHLATFLHGVTEICNIRAEQKGIGFNIVADDSLATVIQVDEKRLRQILINLLGNAIKFTDSGSVTLKIDVIEQNLSQKSQENPEITDQKIRFQIEDTGIGMSPEQLEKIFLAFEQVGEAGRKSEGTGLGLAISQRIAGLMGSQIQVQSNLGEGSLFWFDITVPIPVSHDWNTLTVNASHHKIIGIRGRIPQILIVDDDRNHLSILSSLLQKIGCRTLEATDGKQGLQVATELQPDMIVLDLAMPNMDGFELMVQLQENPQTSLIPIIVSSARVFEENQQRSLEAGATAFLPKPLQVDELLNALRSLLNVDWIYAESISQSLPAKNEPSDNNNELILPSQEILQQLYHLAMMGDIPAIEAMIAELIKQDSQFTVFATTLGKMTANFQTTKIRKFLKTFVTTESHQ from the coding sequence ATGTGGCGTAAATTCCAAGGTTTGATGCAACGCTCGCGTAGCGTTTTAATTATTACTCCCAGTGTCGCTCTTACAGTTATTGTTGGGCAGTCATTGGGACTTTTTAATTTGCCGGAGTGGAAACTTCGTGATGAATGGATGCGACAACGTTCGCAAAATACCATAGCTGACGAAATCGTGATTGTGACAATTGATGAACGAGATATTCAATCGGTCGGTAAATGGCCGATTCCAGACTGGTCACTAGCACAATTACTCCAGAAAATCCGATCGCAGCAACCCCGCGCCATTGGCTTGGATCTTTACCGAGATTTACCAGAAGGCAAAGGATATAAGCAACTGGTAGAGGTTTTTCGCAGCACGCCTAATTTAATTGGGGTGGAAAAAATTACTGGGGAGCGTGTCAATCCCCCACCAGAATTGCAAAAACTAGAACAAGTTGGATTAGCAGACTTGGTATTAGATGGCGATCGCCATGTGCGGCGTGCTTTACTCACAGCTGCTGATGCCAAACAAGACGGAAAAATTAAAGCCGGATTGGCTACGATGGTGGCCCTCAAGTATCTGGAAGCAGACAAAATTTCTTTAGAACCAGTAAATCCAGAGCAACAGAAGTTTCGCTTAAATAATCAAATTTATCTGCCACTGCAAAACCGAGAAGCAGGTTATTCCGATACTGATGTGGGTGGTTATCAAATTCTGCTCAACTGGCATGGTGCTGAAACGTCGTTTCGCACAGTGGCGATGCGGGATGTGTTGGCAGGAACTATCCCCACCAATATGATGCGCGATCGCATGGTGTTTATTGGCTCAACGGCCTCTAGTACCAATGATTTCTTTAGCACCCCTTTTAGTTCCTCTTTGATTGCTGCTCAAAAACCCACAGCTGGAGTCGTGATTCATGCCAATATTGCCCATCAAATAGTCCAAGGAGCAAAAACAGGTAAAGCAAACCTACATGGTTTTTCTGGCAATACCACGTCATTTTGGATTATTTTGTGGTCTTTGATTGGTTCTGGTGGTAGCTGGTGTTTAGCAAGTTGGCGTACCCAGCGCAACATTCCCGGTGGCAAAATTCTCTGGGCAACAATAGGCATCAGTGGTGGTTTTCTGGTGGGTGGTTATGGAATATTTTTACAGGGTTTGTTGATTCCCATCACCCCAGGGTTAGCTGCCTTTATTAGTAGTGTGATTGCCACAACCAATGCCTATAAACAACAAAAGTTAGAAGAAGCTAACCGACAACTAGAAATTGCCAATTCTCAACTTCTAGATTATTCTAAAACTCTTGAGTTTAAAGTCGAAGAACGCACTCGTGAACTACTGGAAGCCAAACAAGCGGCTGATGCGGCTAACGAAGCCAAAAGTGAGTTTTTAGCTAACATGAGTCATGAGTTACGCACACCATTAAATGGCATTCTGGGTTTTGCTCAGGTGCTAGAGTTATCGCCAAACTTGACCGATAAAAATCGAGAAGGAGTCAACATTATCTATCAATGTGGTTCCCATTTACTGATGCTGATTAATGATATTCTCGATCTCTCAAAAATTGAAGCTCGTAAATTAGAATTGGTAGCAACTAATGTACATTTAGCAACTTTTTTACATGGCGTGACAGAGATTTGTAATATTCGAGCCGAACAAAAAGGAATTGGATTTAACATCGTAGCTGATGATTCTTTGGCGACTGTGATTCAAGTCGATGAAAAGCGGCTACGACAAATTTTAATTAACTTACTGGGTAATGCTATCAAATTCACAGATAGCGGCAGCGTCACATTGAAAATCGATGTGATCGAGCAAAATTTGTCACAAAAGAGCCAGGAAAATCCAGAAATCACTGATCAGAAGATTCGCTTTCAAATAGAAGATACAGGTATTGGGATGTCACCAGAGCAATTAGAGAAAATCTTTTTGGCTTTTGAACAAGTAGGTGAAGCGGGGAGGAAATCTGAAGGTACTGGTTTGGGATTAGCTATCAGTCAAAGAATTGCTGGATTGATGGGTAGTCAAATTCAAGTGCAGAGTAATTTAGGCGAAGGTAGTTTATTTTGGTTTGATATCACAGTACCAATACCAGTTTCCCATGACTGGAATACATTGACGGTGAATGCCAGTCATCACAAAATTATCGGGATTCGTGGACGCATACCACAAATTTTGATTGTTGATGATGATCGCAACCACCTCTCGATTTTGAGTAGTTTATTACAAAAAATTGGTTGTCGCACTTTAGAGGCAACCGATGGTAAACAAGGGCTACAGGTGGCAACTGAACTTCAACCGGATATGATTGTGCTGGATTTAGCTATGCCAAATATGGATGGCTTTGAGTTAATGGTGCAATTACAAGAAAATCCCCAAACAAGTTTGATTCCGATTATTGTCTCTAGTGCTAGAGTTTTTGAAGAAAATCAGCAACGAAGTTTAGAGGCTGGTGCAACAGCATTTTTACCTAAACCTTTGCAAGTTGATGAACTATTAAATGCACTGCGATCGCTACTTAATGTGGACTGGATTTATGCGGAATCAATATCGCAGTCGTTACCTGCTAAAAATGAGCCATCAGACAATAATAATGAACTGATTTTGCCATCTCAGGAGATTTTGCAACAACTATATCATTTGGCGATGATGGGAGACATTCCCGCGATTGAGGCTATGATTGCCGAATTAATCAAGCAAGATAGTCAATTTACTGTTTTTGCTACTACCTTGGGTAAAATGACTGCCAATTTCCAAACCACAAAAATCCGTAAGTTCTTGAAAACATTTGTTACCACGGAGTCACATCAATGA
- a CDS encoding DUF928 domain-containing protein, with the protein MKKLRYLTSTLSIIALIASSTWASAYAVTFTPPVKNSAPRDSTGGASRGSIFVPNKGNSAPRQSTGGASRGSIFVPNKGNSAPRQATGGASRGNIFTPNQGNSAPRQATGGASRGNIFTPKKDNNAPQEASGGASRGNIFTPKKDNSAPQEASGGASRGNLFTPKKGNSAPQEAYGGASRLGTYYLNPGTVAATGPAALIALLPESFYGTTTSAHPTILVYLPASNAEEAVFSLKDEAGDTQYQMTIPVVGKTGVMAIKLPADAPALAVGKNYQWFLALKVDGTLSPSTPYVDGWIERIQPTAELTTAMQQSDALQRAVAFGKSGVWYDCVATMAALQTTQPENPTIVKQWQELLSSVSLKDIAAAPLVASAN; encoded by the coding sequence ATGAAAAAACTACGATATCTAACTAGCACATTGAGCATTATCGCTCTGATTGCTAGTAGCACATGGGCTAGTGCCTATGCTGTAACATTTACCCCGCCTGTCAAAAATTCTGCGCCCAGAGACTCCACTGGTGGAGCTTCCCGTGGCAGTATCTTTGTACCCAACAAAGGTAATAGTGCACCCAGACAATCAACCGGTGGGGCTTCCCGTGGCAGTATCTTTGTACCCAACAAAGGTAACAGTGCGCCCAGACAAGCAACTGGTGGAGCTTCTCGTGGCAATATCTTTACCCCAAACCAAGGTAATAGTGCGCCCAGACAAGCAACTGGTGGGGCTTCTCGCGGGAATATCTTTACCCCCAAAAAAGATAATAATGCCCCTCAAGAAGCGTCAGGTGGGGCTTCTCGCGGGAATATCTTTACCCCCAAAAAAGATAATAGCGCCCCTCAAGAAGCGTCAGGTGGGGCTTCTCGTGGGAATCTCTTTACCCCCAAAAAAGGTAACAGCGCCCCTCAAGAAGCATACGGCGGAGCTTCCCGTTTAGGTACTTACTACTTGAATCCTGGAACTGTAGCCGCAACCGGGCCAGCCGCCTTAATTGCGCTTCTGCCTGAAAGCTTTTATGGCACCACAACTTCAGCACACCCGACCATTTTGGTTTATCTGCCTGCTTCTAATGCCGAAGAAGCTGTATTTAGCCTCAAGGATGAAGCCGGTGATACCCAATATCAAATGACTATTCCGGTGGTTGGGAAAACTGGAGTCATGGCAATCAAATTACCAGCAGATGCACCTGCTTTAGCTGTTGGGAAAAACTATCAATGGTTCTTGGCGCTGAAAGTGGATGGAACACTTAGCCCCAGTACGCCTTATGTTGATGGTTGGATTGAACGTATCCAGCCAACTGCTGAATTGACAACAGCAATGCAGCAGTCAGATGCTCTCCAACGGGCAGTTGCCTTTGGTAAAAGCGGGGTGTGGTATGACTGTGTAGCAACAATGGCTGCACTACAGACGACCCAACCCGAAAATCCTACAATTGTTAAGCAATGGCAAGAACTTCTCTCTTCCGTGAGCTTAAAGGATATTGCAGCTGCTCCCTTAGTCGCATCAGCTAATTAG
- a CDS encoding CHAT domain-containing protein: MNFLIKQRRWLYISLSIMSLCLAVTITPAQASRPVSTNSVASLNLNVSATESTNWLEQGRQLYQSGSFTEAVNAWQMAVQSYHDQGDRPNEALSLSYLSLAQQELNQWEAAEKSIAQSVKILQTAQPTADAIIWAQILNTQANLQLRTGKAETALDIWQQAQKYYEQAGDKIGSLGSQINQAQALQSLGFYRRSKQQLEALAQKLAAMPDSEIKVSGLRSLGLALHAIGDRNSKSILEQSLAAANQIAAKTQLSSILASLGKVASDFQDPEAALNYFEDAETAATNPNEALQARLARFKLLVDYNKLEYAIPLAPQLRQQLAELPPSHSSLGAAINFVATMNRVENSERILPSQELAQLLADTVKSAEKIQDSSAQAYALHEWAELYSRKKQWSQAQELADKSLKIAREIQADDLIAQSAWQVGKLYRKQGSRPQAITAYTEAVKSLKALRGDMVAVNPDVQFSFRESVEPVYRELVSLLLDDQPSQTALTQARELIESLQVAELDNFFREACLDKAQQIDKVDPTATVVYPIILSDRLGIIFSQAGKPLRYYATPKSQAEIDETLDKFLVALNPVSDSSEREKLSQQIYDWLIRPAEAEQAFKDTKTLVFVLDGRLRNIPMAALYDGKQYLIEKYAVALSPGLQLMAAQSLQQSRIDAIIGGISESRSGFSALPAVESEVKQISQKVPSSTLLNQQFTSEALADYVKSSKANVVHLATHGQFSSRLEDTFLLTWDGEVNVKELSELLKNRSGNSTKAIELLVLSACDTASGDDRAALGLAGLAVKSGARSTIATLWPVKDKAAQMLMTRFYDQLKQPKITKAEALRQAQINLIRQTDFRDPFFWSAFVLVGNWS; this comes from the coding sequence ATGAATTTCCTCATCAAACAACGTCGTTGGTTATATATCAGTCTAAGTATTATGAGTTTGTGTTTGGCAGTAACCATCACACCCGCTCAAGCATCTCGACCAGTATCGACCAATTCTGTTGCTAGTCTCAATCTCAATGTATCGGCTACAGAATCTACCAATTGGCTAGAACAAGGACGACAACTTTACCAATCTGGTAGCTTTACAGAAGCAGTGAACGCATGGCAAATGGCAGTACAAAGTTACCATGACCAAGGCGATCGCCCCAACGAAGCCTTAAGTTTAAGTTACTTGTCTTTAGCACAACAAGAACTCAATCAATGGGAAGCAGCAGAAAAATCTATCGCCCAAAGTGTAAAGATTTTGCAAACGGCTCAACCAACTGCCGATGCTATTATCTGGGCGCAAATACTGAATACTCAAGCCAATTTACAACTCCGCACTGGTAAAGCAGAAACAGCCTTAGATATTTGGCAACAAGCCCAAAAATATTATGAGCAGGCGGGGGACAAAATTGGCAGTTTAGGTAGTCAAATTAACCAAGCCCAAGCCCTACAAAGTTTAGGATTTTACCGTCGTTCTAAGCAACAGTTAGAGGCTTTAGCGCAGAAGTTGGCGGCTATGCCCGATTCGGAAATTAAAGTCAGTGGATTGCGATCGCTGGGTTTAGCTTTACATGCCATTGGCGATCGTAATAGCAAGTCAATCTTAGAACAAAGTTTAGCCGCAGCCAACCAAATTGCAGCTAAAACCCAGTTAAGTTCGATTCTGGCAAGTTTGGGGAAAGTAGCTTCTGATTTCCAAGACCCAGAAGCCGCCTTAAATTACTTTGAAGATGCAGAAACAGCTGCTACTAACCCTAATGAAGCTTTACAGGCGCGGTTAGCTCGCTTCAAACTCTTGGTGGATTACAACAAACTAGAATACGCCATTCCCCTTGCACCACAATTGCGTCAACAGTTGGCTGAATTACCACCTAGTCATAGTTCTTTAGGTGCAGCAATTAACTTTGTTGCCACCATGAATCGCGTCGAAAATTCCGAGCGAATTTTACCTAGTCAAGAGTTAGCCCAACTATTGGCAGACACTGTTAAATCTGCTGAAAAAATTCAGGACAGTAGCGCCCAAGCTTATGCACTACATGAATGGGCAGAACTCTACAGTCGTAAAAAACAGTGGTCTCAAGCACAGGAATTAGCCGATAAATCCCTGAAGATTGCCCGTGAAATTCAAGCGGATGATTTGATTGCTCAATCAGCTTGGCAGGTTGGGAAGTTGTATAGAAAACAAGGTAGCCGCCCCCAAGCAATTACAGCTTACACCGAAGCCGTGAAATCATTAAAGGCATTGCGCGGAGATATGGTGGCGGTGAATCCTGATGTGCAGTTTTCCTTCCGGGAAAGTGTTGAGCCTGTTTATCGAGAACTAGTGAGTTTATTGCTAGATGACCAACCCAGCCAGACCGCATTAACTCAAGCGCGAGAATTGATTGAATCATTACAAGTTGCTGAACTAGATAACTTTTTCCGGGAAGCTTGTTTAGATAAAGCCCAGCAAATTGATAAGGTTGACCCGACAGCAACAGTAGTTTATCCGATTATTTTAAGCGATCGCCTGGGTATAATTTTCTCCCAAGCAGGAAAACCACTGCGTTACTATGCCACTCCTAAATCTCAAGCAGAAATTGACGAAACCCTAGATAAATTCCTGGTGGCTCTTAACCCAGTTTCCGACTCCAGTGAGCGAGAGAAATTATCCCAACAGATTTATGATTGGCTGATTCGTCCCGCAGAAGCCGAGCAAGCCTTTAAAGATACCAAAACATTAGTATTTGTCTTAGATGGACGGTTGCGGAATATTCCCATGGCCGCCTTATACGACGGTAAGCAATATCTGATTGAAAAGTATGCTGTGGCGCTCTCACCCGGATTACAACTGATGGCTGCTCAATCGCTCCAACAAAGCCGCATTGATGCCATTATCGGAGGTATTAGCGAATCTCGTTCTGGTTTTAGTGCTTTACCAGCAGTGGAATCAGAAGTTAAGCAAATCTCTCAAAAAGTTCCTTCTTCCACATTGCTCAACCAGCAATTCACCAGTGAAGCCCTCGCTGATTATGTCAAATCTAGTAAGGCGAATGTTGTTCACCTCGCCACCCACGGACAATTTAGTTCTCGTCTGGAAGATACTTTTTTATTGACATGGGATGGCGAAGTCAACGTTAAAGAGTTGTCTGAACTCTTAAAAAATCGTAGTGGTAATTCTACCAAAGCGATCGAATTATTAGTCTTGAGTGCCTGTGATACTGCCAGTGGTGACGATCGCGCGGCTCTGGGATTAGCGGGTTTAGCCGTAAAATCTGGCGCACGTTCCACCATTGCCACACTCTGGCCAGTGAAAGATAAAGCTGCCCAAATGCTCATGACTCGCTTTTATGACCAGCTAAAACAACCCAAAATCACCAAAGCTGAAGCTTTAAGGCAAGCCCAAATTAATCTGATTCGCCAAACCGATTTCCGTGATCCGTTCTTTTGGTCTGCCTTTGTTTTGGTAGGGAACTGGTCTTGA
- a CDS encoding S-layer family protein has product MGLVNQVLLSSTLLPLGVLLLCNRPTLAQVKPDGTLKTHIDDSNPIEIEIKNGTAVGNNLFHSFSQFSIPSNVSVFFKTTSGIQNIFSRVTGNSISYIDGTINANANLFLLNPAGIIFGKNARLSIAGSFIGTTANTITFADGKEFSTDIAQTPVLTMSVPVGLQLGTNAGAIQVQGQLQVPTNQTLALVGSQINLTEARLRVPDGRVELWAVRNADIKIDNQAGWQLTSIANTPDWGTITLQTASSINTNGTNGGAINIRGRGLTLQDGSNIQSSTSGGQGKGIIVNTTDFVEILGASTSGRPRTSLGTSIGASSTGRAGDVVIKTGRLRITNGASLQSTTRGNNSRTGDIYIHTTDIELIGTNTIPNRNMISSTDINTVSSGTNNIGGNITIETNRLRTVDGGLISSDLFGGRLTATGKTGNIYIRATESFEIAGGTKSQSSLASGVTTSVQPSGVGQAGNIDIETGRLTVSNGGSIRSTLAGNGTAGNITIQATDVTISDPVIETFSGLVTGINTSVGKNVVGLGGTIDLTAENLRLFNGGQITSSTQGQGNAGGINLQVKNLDVQGISQPLSNGQILPSSITASSTTNFAAGSVNIQADTVRVRDNAQITVSNIGTGDAGNLNLNARQIFLDNAASLRSEVNGGSQGNIQLQVDEVLLLRHGSKISANASGNSTGGNININAPIIVGLENSDIIANAIQGRGGNIQITTQGIIGLEYRSQLTPENDITASSQFGVNGTVEVNNVGVDPNSGLVELPANLTDPSQQIANACDRNQGSSFVATGRGGIPQNPTQQVWSDRTWSDVRHISAFRKPGSINAQAPPLPQVMVQATSWRRNAQGQVELIAATFPTNTQPQLTCSALLQSSLTP; this is encoded by the coding sequence ATGGGTTTGGTGAATCAAGTACTTTTGAGTTCGACGCTCTTGCCATTAGGAGTTCTCTTATTGTGCAACCGTCCTACTCTGGCGCAAGTAAAGCCTGATGGCACTCTCAAAACCCATATTGATGACAGCAACCCTATTGAGATTGAGATCAAAAACGGCACTGCTGTTGGTAATAATTTGTTTCATAGCTTCAGCCAATTCTCCATACCTAGTAACGTTTCTGTATTCTTCAAAACTACTTCCGGTATTCAAAACATTTTTAGTCGTGTTACTGGCAATAGTATTTCCTACATTGATGGAACCATCAACGCTAATGCCAATTTATTCTTACTCAACCCCGCCGGGATTATCTTTGGTAAAAATGCCCGTTTGAGTATTGCTGGTTCCTTTATTGGGACAACAGCCAACACTATTACATTTGCGGATGGGAAAGAGTTCAGCACTGACATCGCTCAAACTCCTGTGTTAACTATGAGCGTACCTGTTGGTTTACAACTGGGGACTAACGCCGGCGCTATCCAAGTACAAGGACAATTACAAGTTCCGACTAACCAAACTTTGGCGTTAGTTGGGAGTCAAATTAATCTGACAGAAGCCAGACTGAGGGTTCCCGATGGGCGTGTGGAGTTATGGGCGGTGCGAAATGCCGATATCAAAATTGACAATCAAGCAGGCTGGCAATTAACAAGCATAGCTAATACACCTGATTGGGGTACGATTACTTTGCAAACAGCCTCATCGATTAACACTAATGGAACTAATGGTGGTGCTATCAATATTCGTGGGCGGGGGTTGACTTTACAAGATGGGTCAAATATTCAATCTAGTACTTCCGGTGGTCAAGGTAAAGGAATTATTGTTAACACCACAGATTTTGTTGAAATATTGGGAGCATCTACTTCAGGAAGACCCAGGACTTCCCTTGGCACTTCTATTGGTGCCTCAAGTACTGGTCGTGCAGGAGATGTGGTAATTAAAACAGGACGCTTACGCATTACTAATGGCGCATCGCTTCAATCTACAACTAGGGGTAACAACTCTAGAACAGGTGATATTTATATCCATACTACCGATATAGAGTTGATAGGTACTAATACTATTCCTAATAGGAATATGATCTCGTCTACTGACATTAACACTGTTTCTAGCGGAACGAATAATATCGGTGGCAACATCACGATAGAAACAAATCGACTACGTACAGTTGATGGTGGATTAATTAGTTCTGATTTATTTGGTGGTCGATTAACCGCTACAGGTAAAACCGGAAATATTTATATTCGAGCAACCGAGAGTTTTGAAATTGCAGGTGGAACCAAAAGTCAAAGTTCCCTAGCTTCTGGAGTGACAACTTCTGTCCAGCCATCAGGAGTAGGTCAAGCCGGAAATATTGACATTGAGACTGGCAGATTAACGGTGAGTAATGGTGGTTCAATTCGCAGCACCTTAGCGGGAAATGGTACTGCTGGCAATATCACTATCCAAGCTACAGATGTGACCATCAGCGACCCAGTTATTGAAACCTTTAGCGGTTTAGTGACTGGCATCAATACTTCCGTCGGTAAAAATGTAGTTGGTCTAGGTGGCACTATTGACTTAACAGCAGAGAACTTACGATTATTCAATGGTGGTCAAATCACTTCCTCGACACAAGGTCAGGGAAATGCTGGCGGTATTAACTTACAAGTGAAAAATTTGGATGTGCAGGGTATATCTCAGCCCTTAAGTAATGGTCAGATTTTACCCAGTAGCATCACCGCATCTTCAACAACTAACTTTGCCGCAGGTTCGGTAAATATTCAAGCTGATACAGTACGTGTACGTGATAATGCTCAAATCACTGTCAGCAATATAGGCACAGGCGATGCCGGGAATCTCAATCTCAATGCTCGGCAGATTTTCTTGGATAATGCCGCTAGTCTACGTTCAGAAGTGAATGGCGGCAGTCAGGGGAATATTCAACTACAAGTAGATGAGGTGTTGTTACTAAGGCATGGTAGCAAAATTAGTGCTAATGCCAGTGGTAATTCTACTGGAGGCAATATCAATATTAATGCACCCATAATTGTGGGGTTAGAAAATAGCGATATTATTGCCAATGCAATTCAAGGTCGTGGCGGTAATATTCAAATTACCACTCAGGGAATTATCGGTTTAGAATATCGTTCGCAATTGACACCAGAAAATGATATTACTGCCAGTTCACAGTTTGGGGTGAATGGGACAGTGGAAGTGAATAACGTTGGTGTTGACCCCAATTCTGGTTTAGTGGAATTACCAGCCAATTTAACTGATCCATCGCAGCAAATAGCGAATGCTTGCGATCGCAATCAAGGTAGTAGTTTTGTTGCCACTGGCAGGGGCGGAATACCACAAAATCCGACTCAACAAGTTTGGAGCGATCGCACTTGGTCTGATGTCCGTCACATCTCTGCATTTCGCAAACCAGGCAGTATTAATGCACAAGCACCTCCTCTTCCACAAGTGATGGTGCAAGCAACTTCTTGGCGACGTAATGCCCAAGGCCAAGTTGAGTTAATCGCAGCGACATTCCCCACAAATACACAGCCGCAATTAACCTGTAGTGCGCTTTTGCAGAGTTCATTGACTCCCTAA